From Microtus pennsylvanicus isolate mMicPen1 chromosome 10, mMicPen1.hap1, whole genome shotgun sequence, one genomic window encodes:
- the Becn2 gene encoding beclin-2 — protein MSSTCFLCHRCNKPLKISPDLSAMQKRSLEAQHHASPSAKMPVSGKLEDRTSRRHHPDRGRTAQESACCPFTLLGEPSTQRTLDSIQNTILETFETVSGQKDVEHPLCVDCMDGLLEELDTQLTLAEADNQKYKSFMERESLVSDEEREALNAELLAELQSLEQEEARLTQELQDVDHQHARIEAELKAAEAESRELEQQEEQDLKDYAALKMEELELTDELSSVENQLAYVQKQLQSLSKTDILNITFTILDEGPLGIINNFRLGRIPDIQVGWNEINAAWGQTALLLFTLSKIAGLQFQRYQLVPCGDHSYIKSLAGDEMLLLFSDGSHNIFYDNKYDRGMKAFLDCLQQFVKMLKKEEGLFLPYRIHVKGGMLEDATGSGKCYSIRTHLNTEDEWAKALKFMLTNLKLILAWASSKYYSKK, from the coding sequence ATGTCTTCCACCTGCTTCCTGTGCCACCGTTGCAACAAGCCCCTGAAAATCTCACCGGACCTCTCTGCAATGCAGAAAAGGTCCTTGGAAGCCCAGCATCATGCCAGCCCCTCCGCAAAGATGCCAGTTTCTGGGAAACTAGAGGACAGGACCTCCAGAAGACACCATCCTGACCgtggcaggacagcccaggaaAGTGCCTGCTGCCCCTTCACTCTGCTTGGTGAGCCGAGCACCCAGAGAACTTTGGACAGTATCCAAAATACTATCTTAGAGACCTTCGAAACCGTCTCTGGCCAAAAGGATGTGGAGCACCCGCTCTGTGTGGACTGTATGGATGGCCTCTTGGAGGAGCTAGATACCCAGCTCACTCTAGCTGAAGCTGACAATCAGAAGTACAAAAGTTTCATGGAGAGAGAGTCCCTGGTGAGTGATGAGGAGCGGGAGGCCTTGAATGCAGAGCTTCTGGCTGAGCTGCAGAGTCTGGAGCAGGAAGAAGCAAGGCTGACTCAGGAGCTGCAGGACGTTGACCACCAGCATGCAAGAATAGAGGCCGAACTCAAAGCAGCCGAGGCAGAGAGCAGGGAGCTCGAACAACAGGAGGAACAGGATTTGAAGGACTACGCTGCCTTGAAGATGGAAGAGCTGGAGCTGACGGACGAACTAAGCAGTGTGGAGAACCAGTTGGCGTATGTCCAGAAGCAGCTGCAGAGCCTGAGCAAGACCGACATCTTAAACATCACGTTTACCATCTTGGATGAGGGTCCCTTGGGCATTATCAACAACTTCAGGTTGGGCCGCATCCCTGACATCCAGGTGGGATGGAATGAGATCAACGCCGCCTGGGGACAGACAGCCTTGCTGCTCTTCACCTTGTCCAAGATAGCAGGATTACAATTCCAGAGGTACCAACTAGTTCCCTGCGGGGACCATTCCTACATCAAGTCCTTGGCTGGTGATGAAATGCTGCTCTTGTTCTCAGATGGGAGCCACAACATCTTCTATGATAACAAGTATGACCGTGGGATGAAGGCCTTTTTGGACTGCCTACAGCAGTTTGTGAAGATGCTAAAGAAGGAGGAAGGCCTCTTCCTGCCCTACAGGATCCACGTGAAGGGAGGTATGCTGGAGGATGCCACGGGCAGTGGGAAATGCTACTCCATCAGGACCCACCTGAACACGGAGGACGAGTGGGCAAAGGCTCTTAAATTCATGCTTACCAACTTAAAGTTGATTCTTGCTTGGGCTTCGTCAAAGTATTACAGTAAGAAGTAA